The following coding sequences are from one Clostridioides difficile ATCC 9689 = DSM 1296 window:
- a CDS encoding alanine racemase encodes MKISEVATPNFLLDLDQLEKNIDKIQQICTNNNKQLWPMLKTHKSTYIARLQKNAGASGFLAGTLDEGEALIKAGFEDIMLAYPYMGEVNINRIVTMASKINLICATDNIECAKAYSEAFSKSKIECKLLIIVDCGLHRFGVEPEKVVELATEISKLENIKIVGISSHPGQVYGCSSPEGVPDVCVQEDSSMEKAYKALTDNGFNIEIVASGSTPTVESEAASKTITAVRPGNYVYYDAIQIGLGCATEDMCALTVVCTVISKNSSGYYLIDCGSKCLGLDKGAHGNSSIVGYGRVCGHPELTIDSLSEEVGKIKVNGETDIKIGDRIRIIPNHSCSTANLTSNLLGFRGDTIEKVIEVDIRENSKQIIL; translated from the coding sequence ATGAAAATTTCAGAAGTCGCTACTCCAAATTTTTTGCTAGATTTAGACCAGTTAGAAAAGAATATAGATAAAATTCAACAAATTTGTACAAATAATAATAAACAACTTTGGCCTATGCTTAAGACACATAAAAGTACTTACATAGCGAGACTTCAAAAAAATGCAGGTGCTAGTGGTTTTCTAGCTGGAACACTTGATGAAGGTGAAGCTCTGATAAAAGCAGGTTTTGAAGATATTATGTTGGCTTATCCTTACATGGGAGAAGTAAATATAAATAGAATTGTGACTATGGCATCAAAAATAAATTTAATCTGTGCTACAGATAATATAGAATGTGCTAAGGCTTATAGTGAAGCTTTTTCTAAATCAAAAATAGAGTGCAAGCTACTTATTATTGTAGATTGTGGCTTACACCGTTTTGGGGTTGAACCAGAAAAAGTGGTTGAACTTGCTACTGAAATTTCTAAGCTAGAAAACATCAAGATTGTTGGTATAAGTTCGCATCCAGGTCAAGTGTATGGTTGTAGTTCTCCAGAAGGTGTTCCAGATGTTTGTGTTCAAGAAGATTCTTCTATGGAGAAAGCATACAAAGCTCTAACTGATAATGGATTTAATATAGAAATTGTCGCTTCTGGTAGTACTCCAACAGTTGAATCTGAAGCTGCTTCTAAAACTATAACTGCTGTAAGACCTGGAAACTATGTATACTATGATGCTATACAGATAGGTTTAGGTTGTGCTACTGAAGATATGTGTGCTCTTACTGTTGTGTGCACTGTAATCTCAAAAAATAGCAGTGGATACTATTTAATTGATTGTGGAAGTAAGTGCCTTGGACTTGATAAAGGTGCACATGGAAATAGTAGTATTGTTGGTTATGGTAGGGTATGTGGACATCCAGAACTTACTATTGATTCACTTTCAGAAGAAGTTGGAAAAATTAAAGTAAATGGTGAAACTGATATAAAAATTGGTGATAGAATAAGAATTATACCTAATCATTCTTGTTCCACTGCAAACTTGACAAGTAATTTATTAGGTTTTAGAGGAGATACAATAGAAAAAGTCATAGAAGTAGATATTCGTGAAAATTCAAAACAAATCATCCTTTAA
- a CDS encoding GntR family transcriptional regulator gives MATFKRLQEQAYDYLKELILSGEMIENEIYSETKLASEIGISRTPIRDALQRLSQDGFIDIIPSKGFRIHQITANEIVEIFQIRSAIEGFCTFLITSQYKEPRAVETISKLKHLLDKQKDILLGDKNLNSFAEYDTLFHTTIVSYAQNTEFDKMFNNYMYRIKKLALDSLSHEGRLETTLKEHTDIFNNIANGCIEDIYRTTLIHMETPKYINLEDFCNNKLF, from the coding sequence ATGGCTACATTTAAAAGATTACAAGAACAAGCATATGACTACTTAAAAGAATTGATACTATCTGGAGAAATGATAGAAAATGAAATATATTCTGAAACAAAACTTGCTAGTGAAATAGGTATCTCTAGAACACCTATAAGAGATGCTCTTCAAAGACTTAGTCAAGATGGATTTATAGATATAATTCCAAGCAAAGGATTTAGAATCCATCAAATTACAGCAAATGAAATTGTAGAGATATTCCAAATACGCTCTGCAATAGAAGGATTTTGTACTTTTTTAATTACAAGTCAATACAAAGAACCTAGAGCAGTAGAAACTATAAGTAAATTAAAACATCTTTTAGATAAACAAAAAGATATTTTATTAGGTGATAAAAATTTAAACTCATTTGCAGAATACGATACATTATTTCACACAACTATAGTTTCATATGCTCAAAATACTGAATTTGACAAAATGTTTAACAATTATATGTACAGAATAAAAAAATTAGCTCTCGATTCATTGTCACATGAAGGAAGGCTTGAAACAACATTAAAAGAGCACACAGATATTTTTAATAATATTGCAAATGGATGTATTGAAGATATTTACAGAACTACTCTCATTCATATGGAAACTCCTAAATACATTAATTTAGAAGATTTTTGTAACAATAAGTTATTTTAG
- a CDS encoding YjiG family protein — protein MSQQNTGNAIVNSKPKKTAVEIFMGGAKKGFYIGVEQILPAMIMGYVIVQFLQLTGLVDILGNIFGPVMGIFGLPGESVVVLIAAFFAKAAGAATAANLFAQGLITAPQATILIMPCMLMGTLVGHYARIVLVANASTKYRMLLLAVPIFDAIVGMLIVRVLLTVMGLM, from the coding sequence ATGAGTCAACAAAATACTGGAAATGCAATTGTAAATAGTAAACCTAAGAAAACTGCTGTTGAGATATTTATGGGGGGAGCAAAAAAAGGTTTTTACATAGGTGTTGAACAGATATTACCAGCCATGATAATGGGTTATGTAATAGTGCAGTTTTTACAATTAACTGGTTTAGTTGATATTTTAGGAAATATTTTTGGACCAGTAATGGGTATTTTTGGACTACCTGGGGAATCTGTTGTAGTTTTGATAGCAGCATTCTTTGCTAAGGCAGCAGGAGCAGCTACAGCTGCAAACTTATTTGCACAAGGTCTAATCACTGCACCACAAGCAACCATATTAATTATGCCATGTATGTTAATGGGTACTCTAGTTGGTCATTATGCCAGAATAGTGCTTGTAGCAAATGCCAGTACTAAGTATAGAATGTTACTGTTGGCAGTTCCTATATTTGATGCAATAGTGGGGATGTTAATAGTAAGAGTTTTACTCACTGTTATGGGATTAATGTAA
- a CDS encoding nucleoside recognition domain-containing protein: MDVTAGDNKVTWKGYLSLFVLIVLFSGVFKDSQGFLKALDFANLTGSFGTIADGVDFMGKGGTGAKDGFLFALTLIPTVCFAVGLIDVVESMGGMKAASKIFNPLLRPLLGIPGIAGIAFVSSFTSSDVASIMTKELFESGEITDDERTIFVAYQYAGSAVILNTINTQAPLLPIALLALGPIILIEIFCKILGANLVRLIIGVRNKKNKAKEAV, translated from the coding sequence ATGGATGTAACAGCTGGAGATAATAAGGTAACATGGAAAGGGTATTTATCTTTATTTGTATTGATAGTATTATTTTCAGGAGTGTTTAAAGATAGTCAAGGCTTCCTTAAAGCATTAGATTTTGCTAATCTGACAGGTTCATTTGGTACTATTGCAGATGGTGTAGACTTTATGGGTAAAGGAGGAACGGGAGCAAAAGATGGTTTCTTATTTGCTCTGACTTTGATTCCAACTGTCTGTTTTGCTGTAGGTCTTATAGATGTAGTTGAATCTATGGGAGGAATGAAAGCGGCATCAAAGATATTTAATCCATTGCTTAGACCTCTGCTTGGTATACCTGGAATAGCAGGAATAGCATTTGTATCTTCATTTACTAGTTCAGATGTAGCCTCAATAATGACGAAAGAATTATTTGAAAGTGGGGAAATAACAGATGATGAAAGAACTATATTTGTAGCATATCAATATGCTGGTTCAGCTGTTATACTGAACACAATAAATACTCAAGCTCCACTTTTACCAATAGCATTATTGGCATTAGGTCCAATAATCCTTATAGAGATATTCTGTAAAATACTTGGTGCTAATCTAGTTAGATTAATCATAGGTGTAAGAAATAAAAAGAATAAGGCTAAGGAGGCTGTGTAG
- a CDS encoding GntP family permease, whose translation MITGYGLLIAFVISIGILLVSIIKFKVNPFLALLITSIITGFMVRMPINEISTTISTGFGNTLGSIGIVIGLGIIFGNILSESRATESIAKGLLAKTGEKNSALAVTTAGFLISIPVFMDAAFVIMMPIIKYVSRVTKKSLMVFVCALGVGTIVGHALVIPTPGPLAVAANVNANVGSFILYSIIVAFPAALIGGWIYGKRFEKYPAYAIDENDREKNLEQGKDSIKIEDDDSSKAPGFGISMFSLLFPILLILISNVFSMFLEKGSTMSGVLAFIGDKNIAILLGILVAIGFLKKYINKPMGDVVIEAADSAGLILLITGSGGAFGSVINASGIGNFLVDTMSGLSISVVVLGFLLSALLRISQGSATVALVTTSSILGPTILATGMSPVLVGLAICAGGVGFSLPNDSGFWVLSRFSGLSVKDTLNSWTIGGTIAGVVAFIMILLLSVINGIIPLPGL comes from the coding sequence ATGATTACAGGATATGGACTTTTGATAGCATTTGTTATATCTATAGGAATTTTACTTGTATCGATTATTAAATTTAAAGTAAATCCATTTTTGGCATTACTGATAACATCTATAATTACAGGCTTTATGGTTAGAATGCCTATAAATGAAATATCAACCACAATATCGACTGGATTTGGAAATACATTAGGTAGTATAGGTATTGTAATTGGACTTGGAATAATATTTGGAAATATTCTTTCAGAATCAAGAGCAACAGAATCTATTGCAAAGGGGTTGTTAGCTAAGACTGGAGAAAAAAACAGTGCTTTAGCAGTAACTACAGCAGGTTTTTTAATTTCAATTCCAGTTTTTATGGATGCAGCTTTTGTTATAATGATGCCTATAATTAAGTATGTTTCGAGAGTAACTAAGAAATCTCTAATGGTTTTTGTATGTGCATTAGGAGTTGGGACTATAGTAGGTCATGCACTTGTAATACCTACACCAGGACCTTTAGCAGTTGCAGCAAATGTAAATGCAAATGTAGGTAGTTTTATACTTTATTCTATAATTGTTGCTTTTCCAGCAGCTCTTATAGGTGGATGGATTTATGGAAAACGTTTTGAAAAATATCCAGCTTATGCTATTGATGAGAATGATAGAGAAAAAAATTTAGAGCAGGGAAAAGATAGCATAAAAATTGAAGATGATGATTCTTCTAAAGCACCAGGTTTTGGAATTTCTATGTTTTCTTTATTGTTCCCAATACTTCTTATACTTATATCAAATGTATTTAGTATGTTCTTAGAAAAAGGTTCTACAATGAGTGGAGTACTTGCATTTATAGGAGATAAAAACATAGCAATACTTCTTGGAATATTGGTGGCAATAGGATTTTTAAAGAAATACATAAATAAACCTATGGGAGATGTAGTTATTGAAGCTGCTGATTCAGCAGGGCTAATATTATTGATAACAGGTTCAGGTGGTGCGTTTGGCAGTGTTATAAATGCAAGTGGTATAGGTAACTTCTTAGTTGATACTATGTCTGGTCTTAGTATATCAGTTGTAGTGCTTGGATTCTTATTAAGTGCCTTGCTTAGAATTTCTCAAGGTTCTGCTACTGTAGCCTTAGTAACAACATCATCAATTTTAGGACCTACAATTTTGGCAACTGGAATGTCACCAGTTTTAGTAGGGCTTGCTATATGTGCTGGAGGAGTTGGTTTCTCCCTTCCAAATGATTCTGGATTCTGGGTACTTTCAAGATTTAGTGGATTATCAGTTAAAGATACTTTAAACTCTTGGACAATTGGAGGAACCATTGCTGGAGTTGTAGCATTTATAATGATTTTATTGCTTAGTGTTATAAATGGAATTATACCACTTCCAGGTCTATAA
- a CDS encoding M20 family metallopeptidase — MNTYLNEISKFVDENREEIVSLWKEIVNMESYTHCKESVNKLAKRLKFEFEKEGLDCELVDVGDNGSTLIGTLGSNINKKPIIFSGHMDTVFETGTFGENPFKIIEGKAYGPGVLDMKGGIIISLYVIKALNKIGYKERPIKIVFSGDEEIGHKDSAGADVILREAKGGLCAFNMETGLVDNSLCVGRKGRIGCNIHVKGVETHAGNDFEGGRNAIEEMANKILRIQKLTNLDVGTTVSVSVIKGGRVENSIPEDCSIKVDLRFEKVEEMENVKEQVREICKETYIEGTSTEVNFISEMMPFETTEDVMRFHTFVNEVSKENGFGELNAKRLGGSSDASYLTIANVPTICSFGVRGEWNHTSREYAVVDSMFERVKLISTVILNLDKFEV; from the coding sequence ATGAATACATATTTAAATGAAATTTCTAAGTTTGTTGATGAGAATAGAGAAGAAATAGTTTCATTATGGAAAGAGATTGTTAATATGGAAAGCTATACACATTGTAAAGAAAGCGTAAATAAATTGGCTAAGAGATTAAAGTTTGAGTTTGAAAAAGAAGGTTTAGATTGCGAATTAGTAGATGTTGGAGATAATGGTAGTACATTGATAGGTACACTTGGTTCTAATATAAATAAAAAGCCTATAATTTTTTCAGGCCACATGGATACTGTCTTTGAAACAGGTACATTTGGAGAGAATCCATTTAAAATAATAGAAGGAAAAGCATATGGCCCAGGTGTTTTAGATATGAAGGGTGGTATAATAATTTCCTTATATGTTATTAAAGCTTTAAATAAAATAGGATACAAAGAAAGACCAATAAAAATAGTATTTTCTGGAGATGAAGAGATAGGACATAAGGATTCAGCAGGTGCAGATGTTATATTGAGGGAAGCAAAAGGTGGTCTTTGTGCTTTTAATATGGAAACTGGATTAGTAGATAATAGTTTGTGTGTAGGTAGAAAAGGAAGAATCGGATGTAATATACATGTAAAAGGTGTAGAAACACACGCAGGTAATGATTTTGAAGGTGGAAGAAATGCTATAGAAGAAATGGCTAATAAGATACTACGCATACAAAAATTGACTAATTTAGATGTTGGAACTACAGTAAGTGTAAGTGTGATTAAGGGTGGAAGAGTGGAAAATTCTATTCCAGAAGATTGTAGTATAAAAGTAGACCTTAGATTTGAAAAAGTAGAAGAAATGGAGAATGTTAAAGAACAAGTTAGAGAGATATGTAAAGAAACTTACATAGAAGGAACTTCTACAGAAGTTAATTTTATAAGTGAAATGATGCCATTTGAAACTACAGAAGATGTTATGAGATTTCATACATTTGTAAATGAAGTGTCAAAAGAAAATGGATTTGGAGAATTAAATGCTAAGAGACTTGGAGGTAGTTCAGATGCAAGTTATTTAACTATTGCAAACGTTCCTACAATCTGTTCATTTGGTGTAAGAGGGGAATGGAACCACACATCAAGAGAATATGCAGTAGTAGATTCTATGTTTGAGAGGGTGAAATTAATTTCTACAGTTATTTTAAACTTAGATAAATTTGAGGTATAA
- a CDS encoding dihydrofolate reductase family protein: MNLEPKKLIEQIGKEKDKKDIWIVGGGDIVKLFMKDNLIDDYYIYILPIILGRGISLFKSGIDKTNLNFKKASNIGELVKLEYSKKQK; the protein is encoded by the coding sequence ATTAATTTAGAACCTAAAAAATTAATTGAGCAAATTGGAAAAGAGAAGGATAAAAAAGATATTTGGATAGTTGGTGGAGGCGATATAGTAAAATTATTTATGAAAGATAACTTAATTGATGATTATTATATATATATATTGCCAATAATATTGGGGAGAGGGATTTCACTATTTAAGTCTGGTATAGACAAGACTAATTTGAATTTTAAGAAAGCTAGTAATATTGGAGAACTTGTAAAATTGGAATACAGTAAAAAACAAAAATAA
- the bilS gene encoding flavodoxin family protein BilS has protein sequence MKSLVLYSSLTGNTKKIAYTIYDEIQEEKDIKDVNELVDYSIDYENYDIVFLGYWVDKGICDKNSKQVLENIHNKKIALFGTMGASKKGSYGASIIEKIESIIPKDNEILGSFICQGKIAEGLKAKYKEMLKLSPDNEHIRQQLNNHEESQSHPDEQEIYEASMFAKNMMIKASIV, from the coding sequence ATGAAAAGTTTAGTTTTATATTCAAGTTTAACTGGAAATACTAAAAAGATTGCTTATACTATATATGATGAAATTCAAGAAGAAAAAGACATTAAAGATGTAAATGAATTAGTTGATTATAGTATTGACTATGAAAATTATGATATAGTATTCTTAGGCTATTGGGTGGACAAGGGAATTTGTGATAAAAATTCAAAACAAGTGCTTGAAAATATTCACAATAAAAAGATAGCACTATTTGGAACAATGGGAGCAAGTAAAAAAGGAAGTTATGGAGCTAGTATAATAGAAAAGATAGAATCAATTATCCCAAAAGATAATGAAATATTAGGTTCATTCATATGTCAAGGTAAGATAGCAGAAGGATTGAAAGCAAAATATAAAGAGATGCTAAAACTTTCTCCTGACAACGAACATATTCGCCAACAATTAAATAACCATGAGGAATCTCAAAGTCATCCAGATGAACAAGAAATATATGAAGCCAGTATGTTTGCAAAAAATATGATGATTAAAGCTAGTATTGTGTAG
- a CDS encoding ABC transporter ATP-binding protein, with the protein MKLILSYLKNYKLLIVLNILAIFSFALVELGIPTIIAKIIDNGIANQNIAYIKQMGIVIVIISIIGVVGSILLGYCSAKVSTSVTRDIRNDIFEKSQEFSHTEYNKFGISSMITRTTNDAFQIQQFVNILLRTALLTPVMFIISIIMTIRTSVELSIVLAISVPFIIIGVAIIAKVSQAISSKQQKGLDKLNLISRENLTGIRVIRAFGNDDYETERFEKTNTYYANVSKKLFKLMSITQPAFFLLLNIAVLAVFWISSEKINIGELQVGQLVAFLEYLFHAMFSIMLFSMVFIMYPRAEVSANRIKELLNEEPLIKNPENGIKDTENKGIIEFDNVTFTYPDGEASVLKDISFTAKTGETVAFIGSTGSGKSTLINLIPRFYDVTEGSIKINGVDIREYDLKALRKKIGFIPQKSLLFTGSIANNIRFGKHKAGESELEYSAKVAQAYEFISKKPRKFDELISEGGANVSGGQKQRLSIARAIIRRPEIYIFDDSFSALDFKTDAILRAKLKKETKDAIVLIVAQRISSIIDADKIIVLNEGQVVGMGTHKELLKNCEIYYEIATSQLKKEELE; encoded by the coding sequence ATGAAATTAATTTTAAGTTATTTAAAGAATTATAAGTTATTAATAGTATTAAACATACTGGCTATATTTAGTTTTGCATTAGTCGAGTTGGGGATTCCAACTATAATAGCTAAAATAATTGACAATGGTATTGCAAATCAGAATATAGCTTACATAAAACAAATGGGAATAGTGATTGTTATTATTTCTATTATAGGGGTTGTAGGTAGTATATTGTTGGGTTATTGTTCTGCTAAGGTATCAACAAGTGTAACCAGAGATATAAGAAATGACATATTTGAGAAATCACAAGAATTTTCACATACTGAATACAATAAATTTGGAATTTCTTCAATGATTACAAGAACAACGAATGATGCATTTCAAATTCAACAATTTGTTAATATACTACTAAGGACTGCCTTATTAACTCCAGTTATGTTCATTATAAGTATAATAATGACAATTAGAACCAGTGTGGAACTTTCTATAGTATTGGCTATATCAGTACCTTTTATAATTATTGGAGTAGCAATAATAGCAAAAGTATCTCAGGCAATATCTTCAAAACAACAAAAAGGACTAGATAAATTAAACCTTATATCGAGAGAAAATTTAACTGGAATAAGAGTAATTAGAGCTTTTGGAAATGATGATTATGAAACAGAGCGATTTGAAAAAACAAATACATATTATGCTAATGTTTCTAAGAAACTATTTAAGCTTATGTCAATTACTCAACCAGCATTCTTTTTACTGTTAAATATAGCTGTTTTGGCTGTATTTTGGATTTCAAGTGAGAAGATAAATATTGGAGAGCTTCAAGTTGGACAGTTGGTTGCATTTTTGGAATATCTTTTCCATGCCATGTTTTCAATTATGCTTTTTTCAATGGTATTTATTATGTATCCAAGAGCAGAGGTATCTGCAAATAGAATAAAAGAACTATTAAATGAAGAACCATTGATAAAAAATCCTGAAAATGGAATTAAGGATACTGAAAATAAGGGTATCATAGAATTTGATAATGTAACTTTTACCTATCCAGATGGAGAAGCTTCTGTACTTAAGGATATTTCATTTACTGCAAAAACAGGTGAAACAGTCGCTTTTATAGGAAGTACTGGTAGTGGGAAAAGTACTCTAATTAACTTGATACCTAGATTTTATGATGTAACAGAAGGTAGCATTAAGATAAATGGAGTAGATATAAGAGAATATGATTTAAAAGCTTTAAGAAAAAAGATAGGATTCATACCTCAAAAATCACTGCTTTTTACTGGTAGCATAGCAAATAATATTAGATTTGGGAAACATAAGGCAGGAGAGTCAGAATTAGAATATTCCGCAAAAGTTGCACAAGCATATGAGTTTATATCAAAAAAACCTAGAAAGTTTGATGAATTGATTAGTGAAGGTGGAGCAAATGTATCAGGAGGTCAAAAACAAAGACTTTCTATTGCAAGGGCTATTATAAGAAGACCTGAAATATACATTTTTGATGATAGTTTTTCTGCACTTGACTTTAAAACTGATGCAATACTTCGTGCTAAATTGAAGAAGGAAACAAAAGATGCAATTGTATTGATTGTTGCCCAGAGAATTAGTTCTATTATTGATGCTGATAAGATTATAGTACTCAATGAAGGACAAGTTGTAGGAATGGGAACTCATAAAGAATTATTAAAAAACTGTGAAATATACTATGAAATTGCAACATCTCAGTTAAAAAAGGAGGAATTAGAATAA
- a CDS encoding ABC transporter ATP-binding protein, with amino-acid sequence MKKSKGFKKTIGRLLPFVKKYKFSFIIAIICIISAATMNALAPKTEGLIITQLTKDVISIAKGVPGASVNFDYVTKILVILACIYFANAIFTYTSSFLLTNAIQNTMRDLRNEVENKIRRLPISYFDSNSFGDVLSRISNDVDTISNALQQSFMQIVNSILVIILALSMMFTINIYMALIALFIIPISYFVSKFVVKKSQSRFSLQQNALGKLNGKVQEMYTGFNEIKLYGKEEDSIKEFKKVNQELCENGFKAQFISSMMNPMVSLVTYFGIAAVAVVGSIYAVSGGITVGNLQAFVRYIWQINQPLSQMTQLSTVIQSSFAAIERVFEILDEEEEIPDVENPVKIENVKGNVTFEHVNFGYGENSTLIEDLNAEVKSGQMVAIVGPTGAGKTTLINLLMRFYDVKKGAIKIDGVDIRDMKRKDLRSMFGMVLQDTWLFNGTIFENIEYGRFGATKEEIIQAAKVANVHHFITTLPDGYNMFLNEEASNISLGEKQLLTIARAFISDPSILILDEATSSVDTRLELMLQKAMRNLMNGRTSFVIAHRLSTIRNADLILVMNNGSIIEQGNHDELMEKGGFYEKLYNSQFADKESE; translated from the coding sequence ATGAAAAAGTCTAAAGGTTTTAAGAAAACAATTGGTAGACTTCTTCCATTTGTAAAGAAATATAAATTTTCCTTTATTATAGCTATTATATGTATAATTTCAGCAGCTACTATGAATGCACTTGCACCTAAAACTGAAGGATTGATAATAACACAATTGACTAAAGATGTAATTAGTATCGCAAAAGGAGTACCAGGGGCTTCCGTAAATTTTGATTATGTAACAAAAATATTGGTGATTTTAGCATGTATATATTTTGCCAATGCAATTTTTACGTATACTTCAAGTTTTCTACTTACGAATGCTATTCAAAACACAATGAGAGATTTAAGAAATGAAGTCGAAAATAAAATAAGAAGATTGCCTATTAGTTATTTTGATAGTAATAGTTTTGGAGATGTATTAAGTCGTATATCAAATGATGTAGATACAATATCAAATGCATTGCAACAGAGTTTTATGCAAATTGTAAACTCAATCTTAGTCATAATTTTGGCACTTTCAATGATGTTTACAATTAATATATATATGGCTCTTATAGCTCTTTTTATAATTCCAATTAGTTATTTTGTATCTAAATTTGTAGTAAAAAAATCTCAAAGTAGATTTTCATTGCAACAAAATGCTCTTGGAAAATTAAATGGGAAAGTACAAGAAATGTATACTGGATTTAATGAAATAAAACTATATGGTAAAGAAGAAGATTCTATAAAAGAATTTAAAAAAGTAAATCAAGAACTTTGTGAAAATGGATTTAAGGCACAATTTATATCAAGTATGATGAATCCTATGGTTTCATTAGTAACTTACTTTGGAATTGCAGCTGTGGCAGTTGTCGGTTCTATATATGCAGTAAGTGGAGGAATAACAGTAGGAAATTTACAAGCATTTGTGCGTTATATATGGCAGATAAATCAGCCACTTTCACAAATGACTCAGTTATCTACAGTAATACAATCTTCTTTTGCAGCTATAGAACGTGTATTTGAAATTTTAGACGAAGAAGAGGAAATACCTGATGTTGAAAATCCAGTTAAGATAGAAAATGTAAAAGGAAATGTTACATTTGAGCATGTTAATTTTGGATATGGAGAAAATTCAACTTTAATAGAAGATTTAAATGCAGAAGTAAAAAGTGGTCAGATGGTAGCTATTGTTGGACCTACTGGAGCAGGTAAAACAACATTAATAAACTTATTGATGAGGTTTTATGATGTAAAGAAAGGTGCTATTAAAATTGATGGAGTAGATATAAGAGATATGAAACGTAAAGATTTGCGTTCAATGTTTGGTATGGTGCTTCAAGATACATGGTTATTTAATGGAACCATTTTTGAAAATATAGAATATGGTAGATTTGGGGCTACTAAAGAAGAAATTATACAAGCAGCAAAAGTAGCAAATGTTCATCACTTTATAACCACTCTTCCAGATGGATACAATATGTTTTTAAATGAAGAAGCATCTAATATATCTCTAGGGGAAAAACAGCTTTTAACCATAGCTAGAGCTTTTATATCAGACCCTTCAATATTGATACTTGATGAAGCTACGAGTTCTGTTGATACTAGGCTGGAACTTATGCTTCAAAAAGCAATGAGAAATCTTATGAATGGTAGAACTAGTTTTGTTATAGCACATAGACTTTCTACAATTCGCAATGCTGACTTGATTTTAGTTATGAATAATGGAAGTATTATAGAGCAGGGGAATCATGATGAATTAATGGAAAAGGGTGGATTTTATGAGAAGCTTTATAATAGCCAATTTGCAGACAAAGAATCAGAATAG